The following nucleotide sequence is from Rhizoctonia solani chromosome 15, complete sequence.
TCTTCGCAAGCGGGCAAAACACAGCCTGGTCGAATTTACGAGGCATCTACCACGAACACAATTAGTTTTCACCGATCTACAAAGAATATCAACTCAACCTGATCAGCAATTAACGCCTTTGTCCTATTCTTCCCTATCAGTACCTGTTCGCACATTGGTGTAGGAACATACCTCCGAAGGAAGAAGTAAGGCAATAAATTGTTCACTAGCCTGTCTGCGAGTAGCTTACTCGTCCAATATCAATATATTTTTCTCGCTACTATATTATCTAAATCACTCACTCGAGCCTTTGAAACCTGCGCCTGTGTGGCCCGATGGGCTTGTCCTTCAGCCAGTGGCACACTAATAGCGTTTTTCCATTGCGATGGGGTCCCGACCCGTCCTGGGCTACACCAGTCAAGGAGCGTCCAAAGTTCTTTATAGCCATTTTGAATGGCTGTTCCCTATAAAAAAACAATTTAGCGATTAAAACAAGGCTAGAAGTGAATAACTTGCGGTCAGTCCAAACCGCACGCGACACTGAAACCGGTTGAGTGCGATCGTTGTTCTATTGGCATTCCGTCGACAAAATGAATTAAAACGGTTGATTGTAATAACACATACCCTGAATTAGGGTTTTTGCATCTGTGCACTTCATCCACAATCACGATAGACCAAGGAAGGTGGAATAGATGATCTATATTCATTCGAGCGGTGTCGAAAGCCATTATAACTGTACAAAACCGGATCTCAGCTTTGGCGTCCCACCccagagaagaagaagctcgAAACGAACCAAGATCCAGCCTTCCCATAACAAAATCCCTCAAGCAGTCCTCTCTCTCAGACTTATCCCCACCGTAAACAGCATACTCGAAATACGCCCACTTGCTATATATTAGCCCCTCGCACGCCCCTTTTCGAGGCCATCTTGAGCTTACCGTATTCAATTCCTTTACCCAGTTCCCTACAACGGTCTTCGGACATACAACCAAACACGTTGGCCACTTTTTGTTTGCTGATGGCAAGTCGGAACGAGCCAGCCCTTCGTCTTGAAGTGCTCGAACTCGGTCACGTCGTCTCGTTGCATCAGATGCCGTTCCTGATTTTTGAAACGCGGCCGAGAGGAAGGCGATCGTTTGAATGGTTTTGCCTGGGTGAGAGTTTAGTATGCGAGGAGGTGGATGTGAGAAACTCGGATTACGAATATAATAAAAGGCTCACCCAGTCCCATATCGTCACCAACTAACCCACCCCGGCTCTCGGCCCATCTTTGATGAAAGAACCGTACTCCGACCCGTTGGTACTCCCTCAAATGTCGGTTTATTGAGGCTGGAACCTCAACGTTATGTCCTTGTACCGGAGACTTGAGAGGGAGAGGCCCAAGGTGTTGTTGGTGTGTAGGTGGTGGGAAGGGCGGTTTCACGAATTCCAATACAGGGGTTTTGGGTATGTATGATTTCGCGGAGCTAGAGGGAGTGTTTGCTTGCGCTGAACTCGACGGGGCGACAAATCATTCTCGCTTTCAGACTCGGTTTCGGTATCGCTTGGTGGGTCTGCCGGACTTCATTCAATAATAGTACATAAACTTTGCGAATATATTTTACCTGAGGCTATTAGAAGAAGATAAAGAGTTGAATTAAGTGTAATACCGGACAGTCACTAGTTACTTGCCAAATgacttggatttcttcttctgCGAGGTAAAAGGTATGGGAGTTTTTTGTAACGATACGCAAGGCCTTGGCCTTTTTTGAGGCGACGATGGAGCCGGTTTACCAGGACGTTTACCAAGCACACCACCTGTGGCCGTCGGCAAATCGTCCTCAGATTCTTCAAAACATTTTAGGTGCTATCTATATCGTTGGTTTTAGGTCCATACCTGTGGCGGTATCCTCGTCTTGCGTGGAAGCAAAACTGGAAAGCTCTTTTCCAGAAACTACATCTTGCTGCACGGACACAGAGGCCCAGCTGTCCGTCAGTTTGATTTGTCCTGCGCACCCAGGCCCCGGTTCGATGAGTCCTAAATTAGCGTAGCTCAGTCCCCATACTGGAAGGAAAGGATAACAGAAATATACCAAGCAATTGAGGCAACGGATCTCCGATCATAGCCTCTAGGACATCTTTTCGATTCGCCTTTTCTCTATCTAAATTATTGGTTAATTACCGGCTAAAGTGAGTGAAAGTTGGATATTACTGTCTATAGTTCGTCGTCGTCCCCTCGCGCCTCGTTTTTGGGGCTTGTATGCAGCCTCAGTTTCAGCCACAAGTGCGGCAGCGTTAAATTCGTCGTCAGAGTCGTCATCTACTCTTCTGCTTATTAGTATGCTTGGATATGGAAGAAAACAACGGACCCAAAGGCGCTGAAACAGATTCAAGAGGCTTGTCTTTTCCTGGATATATCAGCTCGGGATAAACAATAACCCAGACAATTAAGGAGCAGCGGAGATAGTACTTACGTGAATTCAATTTTGATTTCGACATATCCAAGATCGCGTTGCTGATCCCTCACTGTTGGAGTCGCGACTTCACCCACGTGAGCAGATAGCTGATTATGTTATACGAGCGCTTAGACCTGGGATGATCGGTGGGTGATAATTTGAAATAAATTTTGTTTCTGTTTATTCACTACTCCCTTTGGACGAAATGGGCAAGAAAGCGGCCAAGTCGACTCGTAAATTCGCAAAATCGGGAGAGCTGAAGCGTACTATTCAGGCGAGAAGGAAGTTTAAGGCTGTGAAGGCTAAGACTCAGGCGAGAAAGGGGGCAAAGAGGAGTCAGAATGAGCatgacgaggaggaagaagaggaggaagaagacatGTGAGTCATGCTCTATATTACTCGAGAATACAAGGGATTAATTTGGTAGCGAGAGTCCCACCAATAGCAAAACTGTAGATGATTTGCTAAATGGGGATTTAATGGATGAGCAAGGTGATGATGAGTCggacgacgaggaagacgcCGAATCTCTCGCCTCGATGAacgatgaagatgaagaacaAGGTGAGTCAGCCTCGGTTCATTTATTCCGGTATTCAACGCATTGCTTCTTAGACGAAGAGGAAACCCACGCAATGGATCTCGCCCAACTTCAAAAAACCGACCCAGAATTTTACAAGTACTTGCAAGAGAACGACCGTGAATTGTTGGAATTTAAACCTGAAGAAATGGAATTCGAGGATGACGAGGATATGGAGGATACCAACGAGAAACCCGTACTGACAAGCGAGATTTTGAAGACTTGGCAAAGATCTTTAATTGAGGTGTGTCCATCAATTCACAGGATACTCGGCCGAGGCTAAAATTAAGATAGACACACAGCTTGAGAACTCTGCGGAAACTCCTGGTCGCATTCAAGGCAGCGGCATATATGAACGACGAGGAGGTTGAGACGAGATGGAAGATCGATAGTGCGGCAGGTAAACACATTTCCACCTACTTTATGCTCGTTCAGACTGACATGAAGACAGTATTCAACAAACTCGTAACAACCACTCTAAAATACACACCGATTATTGCTGCCCACCACGCACCTTACAAGACTTTACCTGGGGATAAGTTGTGCGTGTTTTTTTTAACTGTTCTCGTCCCCATGAAAGTAACGCTAATTCAATGAAAAAAAAGTAAACCCCCAACAACAAATGCAACGTTGTCCAAACTTCTTCTATCACACTTATACAATGCCATCCGTCTCATCGAGCAACTGCCCTCCAATCCTaccgacgacgacgaagaggGTGATGACAATGACAATGACACCCCCGAATCAAAATCTAAAAAATCCAAGAAAGGCGACAAGAAGACTAAAAAATCGAAAAAGGGAGAGTCGGACGAAGGCAGCAAAACTGCACTCGTAGAATTGGCACTTGGCGAGACAGGAAAGTTGATCCCTTGGGTAGTGGGAAGTCGAAAGGCTGTGAAGATGTGGTTAAAAGTGAGTTCTCCGCGTTTCGCCTGCCTACTCTATTCTTGGACCCACCATCTCGTCCCTTGTAACCGGTTTATTGGATTTCTTTCATGCAACGTACTAATATACTGGTCAGACATGCCTTTCTCTCTGGTCGACGTCCGCAGATTCAGTCCGCATTAGCGCGTTCTTGGCAGTGAGGAGATTAAGTCTATCAGCCGACGAGGCGGTCGTAGAATTGGTTTTGAAGGTGGGTTATATTCATCTACTCTCGATCTCAACCGGCTCTTAATGCTTACTCCTTTTCTAATCGCATCAACTTACCCCTTGGTGCATATTCCATTCTCCTCTCTGGGTCACTAAACCAGAACACATATCTAGCCCTCTTACGTTCCTCGAAATCTACCTCCGTGCATACTTTACCCAGCCTTACGCTCATGAAAAATTCGGCCTCGGAATTGTTCAGACAGCAATCGGGAGGATACACTGTGGCATTTGGGTACATTCGTCAGTTGGCCGTACATTTGAGGGCAAGCACAAAGGTTAAAACCAAGGCAAGTTTAATTATAGGATTTTTTTATACTTAATCTGAATCTCGTAATGGGAATACAGGAGGCCTACAAACAGGTCTACAACTGGCAATTTGTGCATTGTATCGATTTTTGGAGTCTAGTGCTTGCAAGGGGGGAAGAGGAATTGCAGCCTCTTGTATACCCTCTCGTTCAAGTTGGTTTAGGAGCTGTTAGGTAAGTGCATAGAACTTGGATGGACCGGTGTATTCTTACTTGTTTCTACTAAATTGTGTCGCTTCTCCGGCGTCAAAACTATTCATCCCACCTCTTGTTCCCAAATCTTAAACTACATTTCGCACATTTATCCGATGACTAACCTCCCTTTCCTCCCACAGCCTAATCCCTTCACAACGGTACCATCCTCTCCACATCCACATCCTTACATCTCTACACCACCTCGCGACACACACCAAAACATACATCCCAATCTCGTCGCACCTCCTCCCACTCTGACCTCCTACCTCTCCGCATCCAAGCCAAAATCCGCTATGCTCAAACCCTTGGATATGGCGAGCACGATCCGAGCACCAAGCGCGTACCTCAAGACCCATGTGCTAGCTGAAAGCGTAGTCCAAGAAGCTGTCTGGTTGCTCGCAGAAAGTGTACCTTTGACGAGCGTTGCATTTCCAGAAGTTGTATTTCCTATCGCATCGACTCTCAAAAAGTCGCTCAAAAAGAAGTCTTCTGCATCGGCCAAGGTTGTTCAAGGTGTTAAAGCCCTTGTTGAACATTTAGAAGAGCAGTCGAAATGGACGACTGAGCAAAGGAAGAATGTTCAGTTCGGACCAGAACGATGGGAGGAAGTGGAGAGGTGGGAGGAGGAAAAGGGGCATGGAGGTCCATTGGAAAGATGGATAAAAGTCTTGAGAAAACAGAGGGAGGGAAGAAGGAAGGTTGCGAGTGGGGTTGTGGATACATAGAATCTATATTTGCGATACTTGATATCTGGATTTTAATGTACTATGTATGAGAACCTGAGTAAAGTAGCCTATTTAAGCATCAATTGTATGCTTGGATAGGGGTTAGAAACACTGCTATTCTGGCCCCAAGAAAGGTCTCCCTGGTCACCCCTTGAGGTGGGCTTCTACGCTCTCATACTTCCTTTAAATACCATTTCAGGGCATCCTTCAGGGCGAGCTGGCATTTTTTGTACTTGCCCACCGCTCAGCCACGAAGCGAGGGGACTGATATGTACAATCTTGGATGGAAGCTTATTTGATACCCGCGACGGGCCCCGGGCGCGGTACGCGAGGATATAACTATTACTGCCAAGGGATGGGACATGTCGATTTCTTCTCGAGTACGGCAATGGAGAACAATCAGCAATCGGGTAAACTAACAACACAACAATCTGGGGAAGGTGATATCGACAGAAAATCTGTGGGAGATATTGAAAACCCCCCAGTTGCTACAAATGCCGAAgcaagccaaggccaatatTTGACTGGTGCTAAAGTAAGTATAGTCCTAGATTATATGAGCTTGACCGATTACCTTGGTATAGTTGGCGTTAGCATTCGTGTATGTATGAATTATTGAACATCACCCTCACCCTAACAATACGTTTCCATAAGTGGAATGTTACTATCGATCTGTGAGTGCCGGTCCGTTTAAGCCGTT
It contains:
- a CDS encoding Rad60-SLD domain-containing protein, yielding MSKSKLNSRKDKPLESVSAPLDDDSDDEFNAAALVAETEAAYKPQKRGARGRRRTIDNREKANRKDVLEAMIGDPLPQLLGLIEPGPGCAGQIKLTDSWASVSVQQDVVSGKELSSFASTQDEDTATESEDDLPTATGGVLGKRPGKPAPSSPQKRPRPCVSLQKTPIPFTSQKKKSKSFGNSAKSYIPKTPVLEFVKPPFPPPTHQQHLGPLPLKSPVQGHNVEVPASINRHLREYQRVGVRFFHQRWAESRGGLVGDDMGLGKTIQTIAFLSAAFQKSGTASDATRRRDRVRALQDEGLARSDLPSANKKWPTCLVVCPKTVVGNWVKELNTWAYFEYAVYGGDKSEREDCLRDFVMGRLDLVIMAFDTARMNIDHLFHLPWSIVIVDEVHRCKNPNSGEQPFKMAIKNFGRSLTGVAQDGSGPHRNGKTLLVCHWLKDKPIGPHRRRFQRLDKLLADRLVNNLLPYFFLRRTKALIADQMPRKFDQAVFCPLAKTQLEVYKRFLDSPDVQLMVRKDDLCDCGSEEKRGYCCYTHNAQGVHWKDLVLKYMNLFVEISNHVILIFPGFKGETDEQRARRREYVKIAFPGQAVRQADMMYGDELCGKWQVLSQLLDTWKMEGDNKVLIFSKSVKILEMLEGQLQRKNLNFCCMDGKTKQEDRMRSLNKFNNDPEVFVFLISTLVGGTGLNMTSANKVVIFDPNWNPAHDLQAMDRAYRFGQKRDVNVYRLLGAGALEELIYARQIYKQQQMHIGYEASVQTRYFEGVQGSKSHQGELFGLKNIFKLHETALATKMIIEKANLAEMNWALANMDSTPDGTIKEHTASAERNLVDFMLDDSPPTSQADRISDILNNAGVAYTHDHQNVLLASHVERNITSVAIAGSKREDGEAGVTLANEGAPEKKPPPIWPPRRKTTAPVDSAPRLEARVEALVEMGLIQSRNSLASFGRDFALMPEAEQRRILTKADRLSARKQLSRSPPFDY
- a CDS encoding nucleolar complex protein 2, with amino-acid sequence MGKKAAKSTRKFAKSGELKRTIQARRKFKAVKAKTQARKGAKRSQNEHDEEEEEEEEDIESPTNSKTVDDLLNGDLMDEQGDDESDDEEDAESLASMNDEDEEQDEEETHAMDLAQLQKTDPEFYKYLQENDRELLEFKPEEMEFEDDEDMEDTNEKPVLTSEILKTWQRSLIETHSLRTLRKLLVAFKAAAYMNDEEVETRWKIDSAAGKHISTYFMLVQTDMKTVFNKLVTTTLKYTPIIAAHHAPYKTLPGDKFKPPTTNATLSKLLLSHLYNAIRLIEQLPSNPTDDDEEGDDNDNDTPESKSKKSKKGDKKTKKSKKGESDEGSKTALVELALGETGKLIPWVVGSRKAVKMWLKTCLSLWSTSADSVRISAFLAVRRLSLSADEAVVELVLKPNPFTTVPSSPHPHPYISTPPRDTHQNIHPNLVAPPPTLTSYLSASKPKSAMLKPLDMASTIRAPSAYLKTHVLAESVVQEAVWLLAESVPLTSVAFPEVVFPIASTLKKSLKKKSSASAKVVQGVKALVEHLEEQSKWTTEQRKNVQFGPERWEEVERWEEEKGHGGPLERWIKVLRKQREGRRKVASGVVDT